A section of the Bacteroidota bacterium genome encodes:
- a CDS encoding sorbosone dehydrogenase family protein: MKNYKPVFLILIAVSIISNCTTKQSTATADKKIEMILPQPYATPDTIKECKVIGWPEDKIPMAPEEFIVTKFASGLNNPRWIYVLPNNDILISEAKTKKEESANDIILFRDENGDGNPEIRKIFLKNLNQPLGMLLLNNWLYVGNTDGIYRYSYIPGQLQINDTGEKIMDLPAGGYNNHWTRNIISNIDSSKLYVSVGSGSNVGENGLENEIGRAVILEINPDGSGERIFASGIRNPVGLAIEPVSGKLWTTVNERDNLGDDLVPDYFTSVKEGSFYGWPYAYWGANEDPRLKGQHPDLVAKTIVPDVDLGAHTASLGLAFYTNKQFSKKYHGGAFISQHGSWNRSRFAGYKVVFVPFEKGIPGKPEDFLTGFIKDDNKNLVFGRPVGIAILKDGSMLVADDEGNTIWRVSAKIK, encoded by the coding sequence ATGAAAAATTATAAACCAGTTTTTTTGATATTGATCGCCGTATCAATCATTTCAAATTGTACAACTAAACAAAGTACAGCTACCGCGGACAAAAAAATAGAAATGATTTTACCACAACCCTATGCTACGCCAGATACTATTAAAGAATGTAAAGTAATTGGCTGGCCGGAGGATAAAATACCCATGGCACCAGAAGAGTTTATTGTAACTAAATTCGCAAGTGGGTTAAATAATCCAAGATGGATCTATGTATTACCCAATAATGACATCCTTATTTCTGAAGCAAAAACCAAAAAAGAAGAAAGTGCAAACGACATTATTCTTTTTCGGGATGAAAACGGAGATGGAAACCCGGAGATAAGAAAGATATTTTTGAAGAATCTAAATCAGCCATTAGGAATGTTACTTTTAAACAATTGGCTCTACGTTGGAAACACTGATGGGATCTATCGGTATTCATATATACCCGGTCAATTACAAATAAATGACACAGGGGAAAAAATAATGGATTTGCCTGCGGGCGGATACAATAACCATTGGACAAGGAATATTATCTCTAATATCGATAGCTCAAAATTGTATGTATCTGTAGGCTCTGGCTCAAACGTTGGAGAAAACGGGCTGGAAAATGAGATAGGAAGAGCTGTAATTCTTGAGATCAATCCTGACGGATCTGGGGAAAGGATTTTTGCCAGTGGAATACGAAACCCTGTCGGGTTGGCGATTGAGCCGGTTTCAGGAAAGCTATGGACAACTGTAAATGAACGTGACAACTTGGGAGATGACCTTGTTCCGGATTATTTTACTTCGGTTAAAGAAGGAAGCTTCTATGGTTGGCCGTATGCTTATTGGGGTGCTAATGAAGACCCACGGTTAAAAGGGCAACATCCCGATCTTGTTGCGAAAACAATAGTCCCGGATGTTGATCTTGGTGCTCACACTGCTTCACTTGGGTTGGCGTTTTATACAAATAAACAATTTTCAAAAAAATATCATGGGGGTGCTTTTATAAGTCAGCATGGCTCCTGGAACCGTTCAAGGTTTGCCGGTTATAAAGTAGTGTTTGTACCCTTCGAAAAAGGCATTCCTGGAAAACCGGAAGATTTCCTGACAGGGTTTATTAAGGACGACAATAAGAACCTCGTTTTTGGACGACCAGTTGGCATTGCAATTCTAAAAGACGGTTCAATGCTTGTAGCAGATGATGAAGGAAATACTATCTGGAGAGTAAGCGCAAAAATCAAATAG
- a CDS encoding SDR family oxidoreductase, with the protein MIEDAPLEASGKYLKFDGQVAVVTGAASGLGLAIAKKLLMEGATVALLDINGDGLNTQFAKDKVKSRLFPFDITKQELVNEAINKIVDEFGRIDILVNSAGITGETNLLSHKVNDENLHKVFEVNFMSSFYLTKAILPHMVKQNYGRILHIASIAGKEGNAGMLAYSSSKAAVIGMTKVQGKEYADTGITINALAPAVVRTPMVDALPETQIKYMTDKIPMKRCGTLDEAANMVAYIVSKENSFTTGFTFDLSGGRATY; encoded by the coding sequence ATGATCGAAGATGCTCCATTAGAAGCATCTGGTAAATACTTAAAATTTGATGGACAGGTAGCCGTTGTGACCGGTGCTGCTTCAGGGTTGGGATTGGCAATTGCCAAGAAACTTCTAATGGAAGGAGCAACTGTTGCCTTACTCGATATTAATGGGGATGGCTTGAATACTCAATTTGCAAAAGATAAAGTTAAGAGCAGGCTTTTCCCTTTTGACATAACCAAACAGGAATTGGTAAACGAGGCTATTAATAAGATCGTTGATGAGTTTGGCCGAATAGATATATTAGTGAATAGCGCCGGTATAACTGGTGAAACCAATTTACTAAGTCATAAAGTTAATGATGAAAATTTACACAAAGTATTTGAAGTGAATTTTATGAGTAGTTTTTACCTGACAAAAGCTATTCTTCCTCATATGGTAAAACAAAATTATGGCCGGATATTGCATATTGCTTCTATTGCCGGAAAGGAAGGTAATGCAGGTATGCTTGCGTATTCATCTTCTAAAGCGGCCGTTATTGGGATGACTAAAGTACAGGGGAAAGAATATGCTGATACCGGAATCACCATTAATGCGCTTGCACCTGCTGTAGTAAGAACGCCTATGGTGGATGCCCTCCCGGAAACGCAAATAAAATATATGACTGATAAGATACCAATGAAAAGATGCGGAACATTGGATGAAGCCGCCAACATGGTTGCATATATTGTTTCAAAGGAAAATAGCTTTACTACCGGATTCACTTTTGATTTATCGGGTGGCCGGGCTACTTATTAA
- a CDS encoding fumarylacetoacetate hydrolase family protein, translating to MKILYYRQGDNLLPGISTPKGVIAINQFVQSSGEKKYSVPLTRKDMEELKKEQESSDQYELIAEESLVIGPCAPNPSKIICIGLNYRKHAVESGMTIPSVPVTFTKYNNTLTDHGNDISLGPVGEQFDYEVELGVIIGKKSKNVSKDDALNYVLGYCVANDLSCRDLQFRTSQWLLGKSLDHFLPLGKYLVTADEIADPQNLQLTCTLNKELRQNSNTGDMIFSVAEIIEFLSMHMTLEPGDLILTGTPEGVIMGMEEKKWLKPGDVVKVEIEKIGYTENRMI from the coding sequence ATGAAAATTCTTTACTACAGACAGGGCGATAATTTATTGCCCGGGATCTCTACTCCTAAAGGCGTGATCGCTATCAACCAGTTCGTACAATCTTCAGGAGAAAAAAAATATTCCGTCCCGTTGACCAGGAAGGATATGGAAGAACTAAAGAAAGAACAAGAATCTTCAGATCAGTATGAATTAATAGCTGAGGAAAGCCTGGTTATCGGACCTTGTGCCCCCAATCCTTCAAAAATTATTTGTATTGGGCTTAACTATCGTAAACATGCCGTTGAAAGTGGAATGACAATACCTTCCGTCCCTGTCACATTTACAAAATATAATAATACTCTTACAGATCATGGAAATGATATTTCCCTCGGACCGGTAGGGGAACAATTTGACTATGAAGTAGAGTTGGGTGTTATTATTGGAAAAAAAAGTAAAAATGTTTCGAAAGACGATGCTTTAAATTATGTTCTTGGTTATTGTGTGGCAAATGATCTATCCTGCAGGGATCTACAGTTTAGGACATCCCAATGGTTGCTTGGGAAAAGCCTTGATCATTTTTTGCCATTAGGAAAATATTTAGTCACCGCAGATGAAATTGCTGATCCGCAGAATTTACAACTTACCTGCACCTTAAACAAAGAATTACGTCAAAACTCAAATACCGGAGATATGATATTTTCTGTTGCAGAGATCATTGAGTTTTTGTCGATGCATATGACACTTGAGCCTGGTGATCTGATCCTGACCGGAACGCCTGAAGGGGTGATAATGGGTATGGAAGAGAAAAAATGGTTAAAGCCCGGTGATGTTGTCAAGGTCGAAATAGAAAAAATCGGGTATACGGAAAATAGGATGATATAA
- a CDS encoding RraA family protein, with amino-acid sequence MKNKSATSFLSNKTSTADAHLFGFIKKHLYVAAVCDILDELGYPNQAMHHRLRPLLPDIRNCGFLGRARTFRWMDTNHIADDPYGLEIEAMDSLKEGDVVIHSTDHAGTNAPWGELMSTVAKRNGVTGCVCDSQVRDCVKIIEMGFPVYYSGIRPLDSKGRAIVTAYDVPVRCGEVLVNPGDIIYADFDGIVVIPKTVEVGVFEKAQEKVHKENLSRKELLEGKSLREVYNKYNSL; translated from the coding sequence ATGAAAAATAAATCAGCGACATCTTTTTTGTCCAATAAGACATCTACAGCAGATGCTCATCTTTTTGGATTTATAAAAAAACATTTATATGTCGCTGCTGTTTGTGATATTCTTGATGAGCTTGGATATCCTAACCAGGCTATGCATCATCGTTTGCGGCCCCTTTTACCAGATATACGCAATTGCGGGTTTTTGGGAAGAGCAAGGACTTTTCGTTGGATGGATACGAATCACATAGCTGATGATCCGTACGGATTGGAAATAGAAGCAATGGATTCTTTGAAAGAGGGTGATGTTGTAATTCACTCAACAGATCATGCTGGTACCAATGCGCCCTGGGGCGAACTTATGTCAACCGTTGCTAAAAGAAACGGAGTGACAGGCTGTGTCTGCGATAGCCAGGTGAGGGATTGCGTGAAAATAATTGAAATGGGTTTCCCGGTTTATTACAGTGGAATACGTCCACTGGATTCAAAAGGAAGAGCAATTGTAACAGCATATGATGTGCCGGTTCGTTGTGGTGAGGTACTTGTAAATCCCGGAGATATTATCTATGCCGATTTCGATGGAATTGTTGTTATTCCTAAAACTGTTGAGGTTGGTGTATTTGAGAAAGCACAGGAAAAAGTTCATAAGGAAAATTTATCCCGAAAGGAGCTATTGGAAGGAAAAAGCCTCCGGGAAGTTTATAATAAATATAATTCACTCTAA